The window AAAAAAATCAGCAGTTAAAAACGATTTCAACACCAGGGAATCGTGTTATTTACCTTCACATGGACCAGCAGCGAGAGGAGTCACCGTTCGCCAAAGGTCCTGATGGTAAAAACCCATTACTAAAAAAAGAAGTACGCCAGGCGATGTCTTTAGCTATTAATCGTCAGGCAATCGTCGACCGTGTGATGGAGGGGCAGGCTGTTGTTGCCTCTCAGCTTGTACCGAAGGGGTACCCAGGCTATTCCGCTTCCATTCCTGCGCCGGTTTATAATCCGGAGAAAGCCAAACAGGAACTGGCGGCGGCGGGTTACCCCGACGGCTTCACGCTGACCTTCCACGCGTCGAACGATCGTTATCCTAATGATTCTAAAATTGCTCAGGCCATTGGCCAAATGTTCACACGCGCCGGCATCAAAACCGAAGTCGTTACGATGCCCGGCAGTGTGTACTTCTCACGTGCGTCTCGTCTCGAATTCAGTTTGATTATGGGCGGGGCCGCGATTGAAACCGGGGAAGCTTCTGGCGTATTGGGGCCATTGTTAGAAACCTTTGGCCCCAATGCAGGACAGGGTAATCGTGGTCGCTATTCCAACCCTGCCTTTGATAAAGCGCTAAGCGAAGCGCGTGTCACATTGGATGAAACTAAACGTGATGCGCTGCTGGCTGAAGCGATGAACATTGGCATGAACGATCTGGGTGTCATTCCGGTGATGTTCCTGTCCAACACCTGGGCGATGAAAAAGCAGTATACCTATGTAGGCCGTTCCGATGCCTACACGCTGCCGTACTTCGTCCGTTCCGCAAAATAGTTACCTTTCAGTGATGACCCAAAAGGGGTGAGGTTTTCACCCCTTATTACCTATAACAAGGAGAGCGGTGTGAATACGTTTAGCGGTGTTTTTCCCTATCTGGTGTCACCCGTCAGGCCCGATGGTCAGGTTGATAAGCCCGTTTTGGCGCAGCTCACTGAACATCTTATTCAATGCGGTGTGCATGGCGTCGTGCCGTTAGGCAGCACCGGTGAATTTGCCTATCTCTCTGCGGCTCAACGTCTGGATGTGGTCAAAACGGTAATCGAGACGACGGCTGGCCGTGTGCCGGTGATCGCTGGTGTCGCGTCGACAACGATTCAGGATGCCGTTGAGCAAACGAAACGCTACGTCGAACTGGGCGCGGATGGCATTCTGGCTGTACTGGAAGCCTATTTCCCCCTGAAAGACGAGGGCGTCGAGCAGTATTTTCGCGCCATTGCCGAAGCCGCACAGGGTAAACCGGTGGTGCTCTATACCAACCCTCAGTTCCAGCGTTCCGATTTGAGTTTGCCCGTCATCGAGCGCCTGAGCCATGTCAGCAATATCCGCTATATCAAAGACGCCTCGACCAATACCGGGCGCTTGCTTTCCATCATTGAACGTACC is drawn from Pectobacterium aroidearum and contains these coding sequences:
- a CDS encoding ABC transporter substrate-binding protein — its product is MKKSTLALLFTVLFSSSPLVYSADLNIGLASSTTSMDPQFYVSGANSAMARNIFDGLVVQDEKQQIAPALATSWKVIDDKTWEFVLRPGVKFHDGSDFTAKDVIASIKRVALASKNSPSSYAPYVSDIAEVIEVNPLTVRIKTKEASPLLLNNLSRISILPARLENVPTETLNSGKDVIGTGPFKFVSWVPDDRVVLSRNDDYWGGKAEWDNVTVRVFKNSSARVAAVLSGDVDMIENVPTADSSNIEKNQQLKTISTPGNRVIYLHMDQQREESPFAKGPDGKNPLLKKEVRQAMSLAINRQAIVDRVMEGQAVVASQLVPKGYPGYSASIPAPVYNPEKAKQELAAAGYPDGFTLTFHASNDRYPNDSKIAQAIGQMFTRAGIKTEVVTMPGSVYFSRASRLEFSLIMGGAAIETGEASGVLGPLLETFGPNAGQGNRGRYSNPAFDKALSEARVTLDETKRDALLAEAMNIGMNDLGVIPVMFLSNTWAMKKQYTYVGRSDAYTLPYFVRSAK
- a CDS encoding dihydrodipicolinate synthase family protein codes for the protein MNTFSGVFPYLVSPVRPDGQVDKPVLAQLTEHLIQCGVHGVVPLGSTGEFAYLSAAQRLDVVKTVIETTAGRVPVIAGVASTTIQDAVEQTKRYVELGADGILAVLEAYFPLKDEGVEQYFRAIAEAAQGKPVVLYTNPQFQRSDLSLPVIERLSHVSNIRYIKDASTNTGRLLSIIERTRGRMDVFSASAHIPACVMLIGGVGWMAGPACIVPKQSIALYEAARAGDWNKAMELQRPLWRINEIFARYSIAGCIKAALQLQGFAVGDPLPPQLPLDEKARKEIADVLASVDSL